ATCTCGATGATTTTCACACCCTTCTCTATAACGATCATGTTCATTCCTTAAAAGATTTCCCGGCCTTTTTTACGTCCGGGAAGGGCTTCAGCGGCACGCCTTTTATTTCGGGGTTTCGTCCTTTAACCGTTTTTATAAATGCTTTGAATTACAGGGTCAGTCAAACCTCGCCTGTGGGTTATCACCTCGTCAATCTGCTCCTGCATCTGGCATGCTCTTTTTTGGTTTGGCGGATTGCTTTTCAATTGTCTCAAATTAAGGCGGTCGGACTGTTATCCGGATTTATTTTTTCTCTTCATCCCATGAATACCGAAGTCGTCAATTATATTTCAAGCCGATCTTCTTCGCTTTCAGCTTTATTTTATCTTGCCTCCTTTTCAGCGTTCATTCAGTACCGAAGACACCCTCGCATAAAATGGCTCACGTTGTCGCTCCTGGCCTTTTTTCTCGCGTTGCTCAGCAAAGAAGTCGCGATTACCTTACCCCTTCTCTTAATCAGCTATGACTTCTTGTATCAGCGACATTTAAAGAAAAGAGAAAAGGTCGGCATTTATTTTGCCTACGGTTTTTTGGTTGTTCTTTTTTTAGCCGTCCGGCACTATTTTATGACAGGTGGAGGCGCCGGCGGATTCAGTTCTCCCGTTTCTGCAAATCACCTCATTGACGCCAAAAATATTTTTCTCGGAAGCGTTTATCTCGCAACCCAGTATCTTCGTTTAACCTTTTTTCCCTATCCGTTAACAGCCGACCACCCCTTCCCGAAAATGGAACTCGGCCCCCTGCTGATTTTTTGTCTTCTCTTCTGGGTTCTGGCAGGACTTCTCCTGTTCGTTTTCCGACGTCACAAAACACTCCTGTTTCTGACCAGTTGGTTCGTCATTACCCTGCTTCCTGTCTTTTTATTACCCGGAATGACGAGCCTTTCTATTTTTCAGGAAAACCGGGGATATCTTTCCGGAGGAGGGATCGTTATCCTGGTTGCCTGGGTTTTGGTGAATTTAAAGAACCAACTGATAAAAACACACCCGTCGTTGAATTACGGGTTTGCCGTTTTTTTATGGCTCGGAATCTCTCTATTCTCTTATGAGAGTTACCTTCGGAATCAGGTTTGGAAAAGCGAGGTGACTTTATGGGGAGACGCCTTCAAAAAAAATCCCGCTTCGTTTATTGCCTGTTTTTCTCTCGGCTATGGCTATTTAGGCGAAAACAACCTCGATCAAGCTCTTTATTTTTTCAAACAATCTTTAAACCTTTTCCCTCCTAAAGATTACCTCTACTACATTCATAACAACCTCGGAACTGTTTATTATCGCCAGGAAAATAACCAAAAAGCGTTTAAGGAGTATCTGATCGCTAAAGAGCTTTCGCCGATTTTACCAGAAGCTCATATTAACCTGGCTCTACTTTACTTAAAACAGGGTTCTTACAAAAAGGCCGCAGAGGAGCTCGATACCGAAATGGATGTCAATTATAAACATATGGAACAGAGGGTTTTGGCGGCGGTTGAAATAGAACGACAGGGTGGCAAAGAAGCGGCCGGCCCGCTGTTTCTCAAAATCTTCAGCCGGTTACCCGATTTACCCGAATACGAAGGGCTTCGTTCTCTCTCAAAAAATCATTTAAAGAGGCTCTCTTTTCCGATGAAAAGGTCTTCCTTCTCGCCATTCCCTTTAAAAAAGGCTTTCAAACGGTTTAACTTTGTTTAGGAAACGGAACAATCAGGGAGTTTTTTCCAGAAACTCTTCAAATTCCTTTGCCGTTAACGGGCTGGAAAACAGGAATCCCTGAGCGCGGTCACAACGGCGGGACAAGAGGAACTCGATCTGCTTGTGATTCTCTACCCCTTCAGCGATCACTTTTAATTTCAAGCTGTGAGCCATCGCAATAATGGCTGTCGCAATGGCCTGATCGTCTGGATTTTCGTTGATATCCAGGATAAAAGAGCGGTCAATTTTTAAAGTGTCTATCGGCAGCCGCTTAAGATAACTGAGCGATGAATAACCGGTGCCAAAATCATCCACAGATATTTTTACGCCCATTTGATTCAATTGATGCAAGATAAGCCTTGTTCTTT
The nucleotide sequence above comes from Nitrospirota bacterium. Encoded proteins:
- a CDS encoding tetratricopeptide repeat protein produces the protein MKPLDKLSPAASGALLVLIVSAVFSNVFQNSFHLDDFHTLLYNDHVHSLKDFPAFFTSGKGFSGTPFISGFRPLTVFINALNYRVSQTSPVGYHLVNLLLHLACSFLVWRIAFQLSQIKAVGLLSGFIFSLHPMNTEVVNYISSRSSSLSALFYLASFSAFIQYRRHPRIKWLTLSLLAFFLALLSKEVAITLPLLLISYDFLYQRHLKKREKVGIYFAYGFLVVLFLAVRHYFMTGGGAGGFSSPVSANHLIDAKNIFLGSVYLATQYLRLTFFPYPLTADHPFPKMELGPLLIFCLLFWVLAGLLLFVFRRHKTLLFLTSWFVITLLPVFLLPGMTSLSIFQENRGYLSGGGIVILVAWVLVNLKNQLIKTHPSLNYGFAVFLWLGISLFSYESYLRNQVWKSEVTLWGDAFKKNPASFIACFSLGYGYLGENNLDQALYFFKQSLNLFPPKDYLYYIHNNLGTVYYRQENNQKAFKEYLIAKELSPILPEAHINLALLYLKQGSYKKAAEELDTEMDVNYKHMEQRVLAAVEIERQGGKEAAGPLFLKIFSRLPDLPEYEGLRSLSKNHLKRLSFPMKRSSFSPFPLKKAFKRFNFV